A single genomic interval of Pangasianodon hypophthalmus isolate fPanHyp1 chromosome 8, fPanHyp1.pri, whole genome shotgun sequence harbors:
- the star gene encoding steroidogenic acute regulatory protein, mitochondrial, with the protein MLPATFKLCAGISYRHMRNMTGLRKNAMMAIHHELSKLSGPGPSMWVRNIRRRSSLLCSRIEEETLSESEQGYVQQGQEALQKSISILSDPDGWQTEIETSTGDKVLSKVLPDVGKVFRLEVVLDQQPDDLYEELVENMESMGEWNPNVKQVKILQKINQDTMVTHEVSGETPGNVVGPRDFVSVRCAKRRGSTCFLAGMSTQHPSMPEQKGFVRAENGPTCIVMRPSANDPNKTKFTWLLSLDLKGWIPKAVINRVLSQTQVDFANHLRDRMANNRGMEATMAC; encoded by the exons ATGCTACCTGCGACTTTTAAACTGTGCGCTGGCATTTCCTACAGACACATGAGGAACATGACGG gtttGAGGAAAAACGCCATGATGGCCATCCACCACGAGCTGAGCAAACTGTCCGGCCCTGGACCAAGCATGTGGGTCAGAAACATCCGCCGCAGGAGCTCGCTGCtct gcagcaGGATCGAGGAGGAGACTCTGAGTGAATCGGAGCAGGGTTACGTGCAACAGGGTCAAGAGGCACTACAGAAGTCCATCAGCATCCTCAGCGACCCAGATGGCTGGCAAACCGAGAtcgagaca TCGACGGGAGATAAAGTGCTCAGTAAAGTTCTTCCAGACGTCGGCAAGGTCTTCAGGCTGGAGGTGGTTCTGGACCAGCAGCCTGATGATCTGTATGAGGAGCtggtggagaacatggagagcATGGGCGAGTGGAACCCCAATGTCAAACAAGTCAAG ATCCTACAGAAGATCAATCAGGACACCATGGTGACCCATGAGGTTTCCGGGGAGACCCCGGGGAACGTGGTGGGTCCGAGGGATTTTGTTAGCGTGCGCTGTGCTAAACGCAGAGGCTCGACCTGCTTCCTGGCCGGGATGTCGACCCAACATCCCAGCATGCCTGAGCAGAAGGGCTTCGTCCG AGCGGAGAACGGGCCGACGTGCATCGTGATGAGGCCGAGCGCCAACGATCCCAACAAGACAAAGTTCACCTGGTTACTCAGTTTAGACCTGAAG GGCTGGATTCCCAAAGCAGTGATAAACCGAGTTCTGTCTCAGACTCAGGTGGATTTTGCTAATCATCTGCGAGACAGAATGGCTAACAACAGAGGCATGGAGGCGACGATGGCCTGCTGA